Proteins from one Blattabacterium cuenoti genomic window:
- a CDS encoding deoxyhypusine synthase family protein: MKESSITSFIKKYFLHFNALTLSESAKAYKNHTKNNGKMMIALAGAMSTAELGKILSEMIRKDQVHIISCTGANLEEDILNLIAHSHYKKIPNYRDLTPDNEKNFLKKGYYRVTDTCIPEEQAFKKLQKCIFQVWKRAKEKSKRYFPHEYIYQLLLENILEPYYNINPENSWVLAAAKKNLPMVVPGWEDSTIGNIFSSYCMKNKLQPFLVKNGIEYMIDLAKWYQKESIKHKIGFFQIGGGISGDFPICVVPMLSQDIGFSATPFWSYFCQISDSTTSYGSYSGAIPNEKITWGKLDKDTPKFMIESDATIVAPLIFAYVLNM, encoded by the coding sequence ATGAAAGAATCTTCTATTACTTCTTTTATTAAGAAATACTTTCTTCATTTTAATGCTTTAACTCTATCAGAATCGGCTAAAGCGTATAAAAATCATACTAAAAATAATGGAAAAATGATGATTGCATTAGCAGGAGCAATGAGTACTGCTGAATTAGGTAAAATATTATCTGAGATGATTAGAAAAGACCAAGTTCATATTATTTCTTGTACTGGAGCTAATTTAGAAGAAGATATATTGAATTTAATAGCACATTCTCATTACAAAAAAATACCGAATTATAGAGATTTAACTCCGGATAATGAAAAAAATTTTTTGAAAAAAGGATATTATAGGGTTACAGATACTTGTATTCCAGAAGAACAAGCTTTTAAAAAATTACAAAAATGTATTTTTCAAGTATGGAAAAGAGCTAAAGAAAAATCAAAACGTTATTTTCCTCATGAATATATTTATCAATTATTATTAGAAAATATTTTAGAACCCTATTACAATATTAATCCAGAAAATAGTTGGGTATTAGCTGCTGCTAAAAAAAATCTACCAATGGTAGTTCCAGGATGGGAAGATAGTACTATAGGAAATATTTTTTCTTCATATTGTATGAAAAATAAGCTTCAACCTTTTCTTGTAAAGAATGGCATAGAATATATGATTGATTTAGCTAAATGGTATCAAAAAGAATCTATAAAACACAAAATAGGTTTTTTTCAAATTGGAGGAGGTATTTCCGGGGATTTTCCTATTTGTGTCGTTCCTATGCTATCTCAAGATATAGGATTTTCTGCTACTCCTTTCTGGTCTTATTTTTGTCAAATTTCAGATTCTACAACAAGTTATGGATCTTATTCAGGGGCTATTCCAAATGAAAAAATAACTTGGGGAAAACTGGACAAAGATACTCCAAAATTTATGATAGAATCAGATGCAACCATAGTTGCTCCACTTATTTTTGCATATGTGTTGAATATGTAA
- a CDS encoding shikimate dehydrogenase family protein codes for MYYYVMKIKNYKFLFGLIGKSIGYSFSRNFFLKKFKKESILYSDYKIFDIPKIENVLLIFQNTCLKGCNVTIPYKESIIRFLDEISPEAKSIGSVNVVKITRNRRKIGYNTDILGFELSFKKDIEKFFHKKNFKALILGTGGGSKAISFVLNKLQIPYQYVSRTRKKKFLIYEDLNKDLLKTYKVVINCTPLGTYPDINLCPPLPYQYVSSDHYFYDLVYNPNKTLFLKKAEEKGAIIKNGLEMLYLQAEESWKIWNTKTDEI; via the coding sequence ATGTATTATTATGTTATGAAGATAAAAAATTATAAATTTCTTTTTGGATTAATCGGAAAAAGTATCGGATATTCTTTTTCAAGAAATTTTTTTTTGAAAAAGTTTAAAAAAGAATCTATTCTTTATTCAGATTACAAAATTTTTGATATACCAAAAATCGAAAATGTATTATTAATATTTCAGAATACTTGTCTAAAGGGATGTAACGTTACTATACCTTATAAAGAAAGTATTATTCGTTTTTTAGACGAAATTTCTCCAGAAGCAAAATCTATAGGATCGGTTAATGTTGTGAAAATTACTCGAAATAGACGTAAAATTGGATATAACACAGATATTTTAGGGTTTGAGTTATCCTTTAAAAAGGATATTGAAAAGTTTTTTCACAAAAAAAACTTCAAAGCATTAATTTTAGGGACTGGAGGAGGATCTAAAGCGATTTCGTTTGTTTTAAATAAATTACAGATTCCATATCAATACGTTTCCAGAACTAGAAAAAAGAAATTTTTAATTTATGAAGATCTAAACAAAGATTTGTTAAAAACTTATAAAGTTGTTATAAATTGCACTCCTCTAGGTACATATCCGGATATTAATTTGTGTCCTCCTTTACCTTATCAATACGTATCTTCAGATCACTATTTCTATGATTTAGTTTATAATCCAAATAAGACTTTATTTTTGAAAAAAGCAGAAGAGAAAGGAGCCATTATTAAGAATGGATTGGAGATGTTGTATCTTCAAGCGGAAGAATCTTGGAAAATATGGAATACAAAAACTGATGAAATTTAA
- a CDS encoding acyl-CoA reductase yields the protein MIQTFDKIGYFLRIFKKFYTNEKYIPKHYRNLFFELKKIIQKITIQNSWFREKDLLITIDQWGRNLKKEKLESWVNKYYLNRKRKQKKILVIMPGNIPIVGFHDFLCVLLSGYHIIIKLSEEDNLLLPFLCKILEYKKPILKHKIKFTNDIFHEKFDYVIASGNNNTSRYFEYYFRKKPLLLRKSKTSIAILQGNENEKELINLNKDMLTHSGKGCRNVGKIYVPYNYDLNLILKQSFISEYVTKNYKYIDNYKYCLSIYTMNRIVVQKNHFLILKEENDFFSPISVVYYEFYDDLNHLRKIITNNNQYIQCIVSKNFLKKEICFGDTQYPELEDYADGIDTMLFLNE from the coding sequence ATGATTCAAACTTTTGATAAAATAGGCTATTTTCTGAGAATTTTCAAAAAATTTTACACAAACGAAAAATATATTCCTAAACATTATAGGAATCTTTTCTTTGAATTGAAAAAAATTATACAAAAAATTACTATCCAAAATAGCTGGTTCAGAGAAAAAGATTTATTGATAACTATTGATCAATGGGGAAGAAATCTAAAAAAAGAAAAATTAGAATCTTGGGTTAATAAATATTATTTAAATAGGAAAAGAAAACAAAAAAAAATTCTTGTTATTATGCCTGGAAACATTCCAATAGTAGGATTTCATGATTTTTTATGCGTTCTATTGTCAGGATATCATATCATAATTAAATTATCTGAAGAAGACAATTTGTTACTTCCTTTTTTATGCAAAATATTAGAATATAAAAAACCTATATTAAAACATAAAATAAAATTTACAAATGATATTTTTCATGAAAAATTTGATTATGTTATAGCTAGTGGAAATAATAACACATCTCGTTATTTTGAATATTATTTTAGAAAAAAACCCCTATTGCTTAGAAAAAGCAAAACTTCCATTGCAATATTACAAGGAAATGAAAATGAAAAAGAATTAATTAATCTAAATAAAGATATGCTTACTCATTCCGGAAAAGGATGTAGAAATGTAGGGAAAATATATGTTCCATATAATTACGATCTAAATTTGATTTTAAAACAATCATTTATATCTGAATATGTAACAAAAAATTATAAATATATCGACAATTATAAATATTGTCTTTCTATTTATACTATGAACAGAATAGTTGTTCAAAAAAATCATTTTCTTATTCTTAAAGAAGAAAATGATTTTTTTAGCCCAATATCTGTTGTTTATTATGAATTTTATGATGATTTAAATCATTTAAGAAAAATCATTACAAATAACAATCAATATATTCAATGTATAGTATCCAAGAATTTTTTGAAAAAAGAAATTTGTTTTGGAGACACGCAATATCCAGAATTAGAAGATTATGCAGATGGAATTGACACAATGTTGTTTCTAAATGAATAA
- the rpsU gene encoding 30S ribosomal protein S21, with protein MVLITTVREGESIDKALKKCKKKFDKTRVLKEFREKQQYIKPSEGRRNEILRAKYRERMKLKKEE; from the coding sequence ATGGTTTTAATTACTACAGTTAGAGAAGGAGAATCGATTGATAAAGCTTTAAAAAAGTGTAAAAAAAAATTTGATAAAACCCGTGTTTTAAAAGAATTTAGAGAAAAACAGCAATATATAAAACCTTCTGAAGGAAGAAGGAATGAGATATTAAGAGCAAAGTATAGAGAGCGCATGAAACTAAAAAAAGAAGAATAA
- the lpdA gene encoding dihydrolipoyl dehydrogenase, with amino-acid sequence MNIYDLIVIGSGPGGYVSAIRASQLGLRTAIIEKYQRLGGTCLNVGCIPSKSLLNSSKYFSLAKNDYSSHGIFFEKLFFDFQKMMNRKNEIVKNMNNGIKYLMKKNKIDVYEGIGSFETNNILSIKERKSLKKKQKIQFKYCIISTGSKPLCFSYLNFGNKIISSTEALSLNEVPEKIIIIGGGIIGLELGSIFNRLGSQITIIESADEIISNMDDSLSKGIKRILEKSSIQIETSLSITHVLENTKEVSIFVKSKSGKKMKFIGDYCLLSIGRTPYTKNIGLENIGIKRDKKGFILVNDFLQSNIKNIYAIGDVIGGKMLAHKAEEEGLHAVEHITGQKPNKLNYNLIPSVIYTHPEIASVGYSENQIKKEKIEYNVGIFPMKALGRSRVSGCIEGFLKMISHKKTDEILGVHIIGDHASDMIMEASVAMEFRSSSEDIYRICHPHPTFSESFKEAALLSFENKSIHI; translated from the coding sequence ATGAATATATATGATCTTATTGTTATTGGATCCGGACCTGGAGGATATGTTTCCGCTATTAGAGCTAGTCAATTAGGACTTCGTACTGCAATTATAGAAAAATATCAAAGATTAGGTGGAACATGTTTGAATGTAGGTTGCATTCCTTCTAAATCTCTTTTAAATTCTTCTAAGTATTTTTCATTAGCTAAAAATGATTATTCTTCACATGGAATTTTTTTTGAAAAATTATTTTTCGATTTTCAGAAAATGATGAATAGAAAGAATGAAATAGTAAAAAATATGAATAATGGAATTAAATATTTAATGAAAAAAAATAAAATTGATGTGTATGAAGGAATAGGTTCATTTGAAACAAATAATATACTTTCTATAAAAGAAAGAAAATCACTAAAAAAAAAACAAAAAATACAATTTAAATATTGTATAATATCCACAGGATCTAAACCTTTATGTTTCTCTTATTTAAATTTTGGAAATAAAATTATTTCTTCTACAGAAGCTCTCTCTTTAAATGAAGTTCCTGAAAAGATCATAATAATTGGAGGAGGAATCATTGGATTAGAATTAGGTTCTATTTTTAATAGATTAGGAAGTCAAATAACCATTATAGAATCTGCAGATGAAATCATATCAAACATGGATGATTCTTTAAGTAAAGGAATTAAAAGAATTTTAGAAAAATCTTCTATACAAATAGAAACTTCTTTATCTATCACTCATGTTCTTGAAAACACTAAAGAAGTATCAATTTTTGTTAAATCAAAAAGTGGGAAAAAAATGAAATTTATAGGAGATTACTGTTTATTATCAATAGGAAGAACTCCATATACGAAAAACATAGGATTAGAAAATATAGGAATTAAAAGAGATAAAAAGGGATTCATATTAGTTAATGATTTCTTGCAAAGTAATATCAAAAACATATATGCAATCGGAGACGTAATAGGAGGAAAAATGTTAGCACATAAAGCGGAGGAAGAAGGATTACATGCAGTAGAACATATTACTGGACAAAAACCAAACAAATTAAATTACAATTTAATTCCATCAGTAATTTATACACATCCTGAAATAGCTAGCGTTGGATATTCAGAAAATCAAATAAAAAAAGAAAAAATAGAATATAACGTAGGAATTTTTCCTATGAAAGCATTAGGAAGATCTCGAGTAAGTGGATGCATAGAAGGGTTTTTAAAAATGATTTCCCATAAAAAAACAGATGAAATATTAGGAGTTCATATAATAGGAGATCATGCTTCAGATATGATAATGGAAGCATCCGTTGCTATGGAATTCCGTTCCTCTTCAGAGGATATATATAGAATTTGTCATCCTCACCCCACTTTTAGTGAATCTTTCAAAGAAGCCGCTTTACTAAGCTTTGAAAATAAATCCATACATATATAG
- the recG gene encoding ATP-dependent DNA helicase RecG, which translates to MSCNIFQKSIEHLKGLSLKKAHLFNTELKINTYEDLLFFYPKGYIHLSTLKKISELSITTINNNNLVQILGIITNIKEINYKKGKIWIARLEDKTGFIELVWFKKTSFLKNLRKNITIVVSGKIKCFQKKIQIVHPNIQYSQYSEKNDSIYPVYSIPNNLKKKGINNSFMINLLKNLIEESKNHIEEFFFQKYLIKKLMSRKKALIQIHFPESLENLFQAQYSLKFEELFLLKLFFLSKRKVEHSRPFPIIGKNFHNFYKNILPFTLTEEQKKVLKEIWNDLKKPIQMNRLLQGEVGCGKTIIAILSMLIALDNGFQSCLMAPTEVLAIQHYSSIKKMFATIGIKIALLTSSTSDSVRKYLYNEIFLGKISILIGTHALIQEKVQFKNLGLAIIDEEQRFGVEQRAKIWKKEENFPHILIMTATPIPRTLAKIIYHDLNISIIKESPLGRKPVKTIHFFNKNRDKAFEIVKKQISKGRQIYIIYPTINTSFKERNLMKGYNEIKEKFKNLENKIGILHGKMNFQEKNIQMEQFLHGETKILIATTVVEVGVNVPNASVILIENADFFGLSQLHQLRGRVGRGIHQSYCILITDSKISVEGFFRIKKMCETNEGLEIAKEDLKLRGGGDLIGTKQSGKNYLRIVNIVKDYKLIKDVFPIVKIFLEKNPNFLKQKKFLYHKYYNNYKKKFKK; encoded by the coding sequence ATGTCCTGTAATATTTTTCAAAAATCTATAGAACATTTAAAAGGATTAAGTTTAAAAAAAGCTCATTTATTTAATACAGAATTAAAAATTAACACATACGAAGATTTATTATTTTTTTATCCAAAAGGATATATACATTTATCTACATTAAAAAAAATATCAGAATTATCAATTACAACAATTAACAATAATAATTTGGTTCAAATATTAGGAATAATAACTAATATAAAAGAAATAAATTATAAAAAAGGAAAGATATGGATAGCACGTTTAGAAGATAAAACAGGTTTTATTGAATTAGTATGGTTTAAAAAAACGAGTTTCTTAAAAAATTTAAGAAAAAACATAACCATAGTAGTTTCCGGAAAAATTAAGTGTTTTCAAAAAAAGATTCAGATCGTTCATCCAAACATACAATACTCGCAATATTCGGAAAAGAACGATTCAATATATCCTGTATATTCTATTCCTAATAATTTAAAAAAAAAAGGAATTAATAATTCTTTTATGATTAATTTATTAAAAAATCTTATAGAAGAATCAAAAAATCACATAGAAGAATTCTTTTTTCAAAAATATCTTATAAAAAAATTAATGTCAAGAAAAAAGGCATTGATTCAAATTCATTTTCCAGAATCTTTAGAAAACTTATTTCAAGCTCAATATTCTCTAAAATTCGAAGAATTGTTTTTATTAAAGTTATTTTTTCTATCAAAAAGAAAAGTAGAACATAGTCGTCCATTCCCAATAATTGGAAAAAATTTTCATAATTTTTATAAAAATATTTTGCCTTTTACTCTAACAGAAGAACAAAAAAAGGTATTAAAAGAAATATGGAATGATTTAAAAAAACCTATTCAAATGAATAGATTATTACAAGGAGAAGTAGGATGTGGTAAAACTATAATAGCTATATTATCAATGCTTATTGCTTTAGATAACGGATTTCAATCCTGTTTAATGGCTCCTACTGAAGTTTTAGCTATACAACATTATTCTTCTATAAAAAAAATGTTTGCAACAATTGGAATTAAAATAGCCTTATTAACAAGTTCCACTTCTGATTCTGTACGAAAATATCTATATAATGAAATATTCTTAGGAAAAATTTCCATTTTAATAGGTACACATGCTTTGATTCAAGAAAAAGTTCAATTTAAAAATTTAGGATTAGCTATTATAGATGAAGAACAACGATTTGGAGTGGAACAAAGAGCTAAAATTTGGAAAAAAGAAGAAAACTTTCCTCATATTTTAATCATGACAGCAACACCTATTCCTAGAACATTGGCCAAAATTATTTATCATGATTTAAATATTTCCATTATCAAAGAATCTCCATTAGGAAGAAAACCTGTCAAAACAATCCATTTTTTCAATAAAAATAGAGATAAAGCTTTTGAAATAGTAAAAAAACAAATTTCAAAGGGTAGGCAGATATACATTATATATCCTACTATTAATACTTCTTTCAAAGAAAGAAATTTAATGAAAGGATATAATGAAATTAAAGAAAAATTTAAAAATTTGGAAAATAAAATTGGAATACTACATGGAAAAATGAATTTTCAAGAAAAAAATATACAAATGGAACAATTTTTACATGGAGAAACTAAAATTTTGATAGCAACTACTGTTGTAGAAGTTGGTGTTAATGTACCTAATGCATCAGTTATTTTAATAGAAAATGCAGATTTTTTTGGATTATCTCAATTGCATCAATTAAGAGGAAGAGTAGGAAGAGGAATTCATCAAAGTTATTGTATCCTTATTACTGATTCCAAAATCAGTGTAGAAGGTTTTTTTAGAATTAAAAAAATGTGTGAAACAAATGAAGGTTTAGAAATAGCAAAGGAAGATCTAAAATTGCGTGGAGGAGGAGATTTAATAGGAACTAAACAAAGCGGAAAAAATTATTTACGTATCGTAAATATTGTAAAAGACTATAAATTAATAAAAGATGTTTTCCCAATTGTTAAAATTTTTTTGGAAAAAAATCCTAATTTTTTAAAGCAAAAAAAATTTCTTTACCATAAATATTATAATAATTACAAAAAAAAATTCAAAAAATAA
- the ribD gene encoding bifunctional diaminohydroxyphosphoribosylaminopyrimidine deaminase/5-amino-6-(5-phosphoribosylamino)uracil reductase RibD, whose amino-acid sequence MKFKEIFMKRAIQLAKNGLGMTSPNPMVGCVIERNGFIISEGWHYKKGINHAEVNAINRVQDKDLFLDSTLYVTLEPCVHFGRTSPCVDLIIKNNIPRVVIGIKDPCDKVRGLGVQKLKEIGIEVIENVLKNQCRILNKRFFTFHEKNRPYIILKWAQSHDGFIDSNNKKESFISGIYAKQLNHKWRSEEDSILVGRKTVLNDNPKLNVREWFGSNPIRIFLDKELRISTSSFILDGSQKTIIFTEKKNKTQKNTEYIQISFDKKIINHILNFLYKRNILSLIVEGGKETLESFIKENIWDECRIFICEKTLKNGLKAPKIGGNLFQKINIGNDKLCIKIF is encoded by the coding sequence ATGAAATTTAAAGAAATTTTTATGAAAAGAGCTATTCAATTGGCTAAAAATGGCTTAGGAATGACATCTCCTAATCCTATGGTTGGTTGTGTAATAGAAAGAAATGGATTTATAATTTCAGAGGGATGGCATTATAAGAAAGGGATTAATCATGCAGAAGTAAATGCTATCAATAGAGTACAAGATAAAGACTTATTTTTGGATTCAACTCTTTATGTCACATTAGAACCATGTGTTCATTTTGGAAGGACTTCTCCTTGTGTTGACTTGATAATTAAAAATAATATACCAAGAGTAGTAATAGGAATAAAGGATCCTTGTGATAAGGTTAGAGGATTAGGAGTACAAAAATTAAAAGAAATTGGAATAGAGGTTATAGAAAATGTTTTAAAAAATCAATGTCGTATTTTAAACAAACGTTTTTTTACTTTTCATGAAAAGAATCGTCCTTATATTATATTAAAATGGGCTCAAAGCCATGATGGATTTATAGATTCTAACAATAAAAAAGAATCTTTTATAAGTGGAATATATGCTAAACAATTGAATCATAAATGGAGATCTGAAGAAGATAGTATTTTAGTAGGAAGAAAAACGGTATTAAATGATAATCCAAAATTAAATGTTAGAGAATGGTTTGGTTCTAATCCTATTAGAATTTTTCTTGATAAAGAATTAAGAATATCTACTTCTTCTTTTATTTTAGACGGTTCACAAAAAACCATTATTTTTACAGAAAAAAAAAATAAGACTCAAAAGAATACTGAATATATTCAAATTTCTTTTGATAAAAAAATAATCAATCATATATTGAATTTCTTGTATAAAAGAAATATATTATCTTTAATAGTGGAAGGAGGTAAAGAAACATTAGAAAGTTTTATAAAGGAAAATATATGGGATGAATGTAGAATTTTTATATGTGAAAAGACATTAAAAAATGGACTTAAAGCTCCTAAAATAGGTGGAAATCTATTCCAAAAAATAAATATTGGAAATGATAAACTTTGTATCAAGATTTTTTGA
- a CDS encoding uracil-DNA glycosylase: protein MNYHWKIFLKEEYKKPYFIRLIKLIQKEYDNFICFPKKENIFSSIRYCPFQKLKVVILGQDPYYKENQADGLCFSVPNGIPFPPSLRNIFVEIKNCFNCSIPSSGSLIHWAQQGVLLLNSILTVRKGDPGSHKNIGWEFFTDQIIKFISNNRKNIVFLLWGKYAHKKIFLINPFNNHFILKTSHPSPFSVHMGFFGSQHFLQTNEFLDKKGKKPIIWVI, encoded by the coding sequence ATGAATTATCATTGGAAAATATTTCTAAAAGAAGAATATAAAAAACCTTATTTTATAAGATTAATAAAATTAATTCAGAAAGAATATGACAATTTTATTTGTTTTCCGAAAAAAGAAAATATTTTTTCTTCTATAAGATATTGTCCTTTTCAAAAATTGAAAGTAGTTATCTTAGGACAAGACCCTTATTATAAAGAAAATCAAGCGGATGGTCTCTGTTTTTCAGTTCCAAATGGAATTCCATTTCCTCCTTCATTAAGGAACATTTTTGTAGAAATCAAGAATTGCTTTAATTGCTCAATTCCTTCTAGTGGATCTTTAATTCATTGGGCTCAACAAGGGGTTCTATTATTAAATTCTATCCTAACAGTTAGGAAAGGTGATCCTGGATCTCATAAGAACATAGGATGGGAATTTTTTACAGATCAAATTATAAAATTTATTTCCAATAACAGAAAAAATATTGTTTTTCTTTTGTGGGGTAAATATGCTCATAAGAAAATATTTTTAATTAACCCTTTTAACAATCATTTTATTTTAAAAACATCACATCCATCTCCATTTTCTGTCCATATGGGTTTTTTTGGATCTCAACATTTTTTACAAACTAATGAATTTTTAGACAAAAAAGGAAAAAAACCAATTATTTGGGTTATTTAA
- a CDS encoding 4Fe-4S binding protein, which translates to MSIKITKECINCGACEPECPNNAIYEGGKKWRMSDGTSLGLKRKREKGEEYFCSNPIVEQEPKEKDIYFIVSEKCTECVGFYDEPQCITICPVNCCILDKSNIETKNQLFKKKNFLHEK; encoded by the coding sequence ATGTCCATAAAAATCACAAAAGAATGTATTAATTGTGGTGCTTGTGAACCTGAATGTCCCAATAATGCAATTTATGAAGGAGGTAAAAAATGGAGAATGTCGGATGGAACTTCTTTAGGATTAAAAAGAAAAAGAGAAAAGGGAGAGGAATATTTTTGTTCAAATCCAATTGTAGAACAGGAACCTAAAGAAAAGGACATATATTTTATTGTTTCAGAAAAATGCACGGAATGCGTTGGTTTTTATGATGAACCACAATGCATTACAATATGTCCTGTAAATTGCTGTATATTAGATAAAAGCAATATAGAAACAAAAAATCAACTTTTTAAGAAAAAAAATTTTTTGCATGAAAAATAA
- the rny gene encoding ribonuclease Y translates to MKINVGFLFLMGFVIGIIASYFFGKKTILRKYIQLLEKTDFQTKKIIENAEKKGESIKKKKMLQAKEKFIELKSKHEKDVHLREKRIIDTENKTKEKENRLSREIEIYFKRNNRLETQINDYEKKYKILKNQQEEFKKMHIKQVEILEKISNYTSEEAKNELIDNFKNEAKIKAQSYVQNIIEESQLTAKMEAKKIVVQAIQRIGTEQSVENAVSVFNIESDDVKGRIIGREGRNIRALEKATGVEIIVDDTPEAILLSCFNPIRREVARLSLHKLVIDGRIHPARIEEIVEKTKKQIEEEIVEIGKKNIIDLGLHGIHPELIRMIGRMKYRSSYGQNLLQHSREVAHLSGILASELGLNAKLAKRAGLLHDIGKVPESESELPHAILGMQWAEKYGENMEICNAIGSHHDEIEMKVLISPIVQVSDSISGARPGVRRNSFESYSKRLKNLEDIAFSFYGVNKAFAIQAGRELRVLVESNKIDDKKAFQLSCDITEKIKNEMTYPGQIKVTVIRETRAVQIAR, encoded by the coding sequence ATGAAAATAAATGTTGGATTTTTGTTCCTCATGGGGTTTGTGATTGGAATTATTGCATCTTATTTTTTTGGAAAAAAAACCATATTAAGAAAATATATTCAATTGTTAGAAAAAACTGATTTTCAAACTAAAAAAATCATAGAAAATGCTGAAAAAAAAGGTGAATCCATAAAAAAAAAGAAAATGCTTCAAGCAAAAGAAAAATTTATAGAACTCAAATCAAAACATGAAAAAGATGTTCATCTTAGAGAAAAAAGAATTATAGATACAGAAAATAAAACAAAAGAAAAAGAAAACAGATTATCTAGAGAAATAGAAATTTACTTTAAGAGAAACAATCGTTTAGAAACACAAATTAATGATTATGAAAAAAAATATAAAATTCTAAAAAATCAACAAGAAGAATTTAAAAAAATGCATATTAAACAAGTAGAAATTCTTGAAAAAATATCCAATTATACTTCCGAAGAAGCTAAAAATGAATTAATTGATAATTTTAAAAATGAAGCAAAAATTAAAGCTCAATCTTACGTACAAAATATTATAGAAGAATCGCAATTAACTGCAAAAATGGAAGCAAAAAAAATTGTTGTTCAAGCCATTCAAAGAATAGGAACAGAACAATCCGTAGAAAATGCAGTGTCTGTTTTTAATATAGAATCAGATGATGTCAAAGGACGTATTATTGGACGAGAGGGAAGAAATATAAGAGCTTTAGAAAAGGCTACAGGGGTAGAAATTATTGTAGATGATACCCCAGAGGCTATTCTTTTATCTTGCTTCAATCCCATACGAAGAGAGGTGGCTAGATTGTCTCTTCATAAATTAGTGATTGATGGACGTATACATCCTGCAAGAATTGAAGAAATAGTAGAAAAAACGAAAAAGCAAATTGAAGAAGAAATAGTTGAAATAGGAAAAAAAAATATAATAGATTTAGGTCTTCATGGAATTCATCCAGAATTAATTAGAATGATAGGAAGAATGAAATATCGTTCTTCTTATGGACAAAATTTGTTACAACATTCTAGAGAAGTAGCACATTTATCAGGAATATTAGCTTCTGAACTAGGTTTAAATGCAAAATTGGCAAAACGTGCAGGATTGCTACATGATATAGGTAAAGTTCCTGAAAGTGAATCTGAACTTCCTCATGCTATTTTAGGAATGCAATGGGCAGAAAAATATGGAGAAAATATGGAAATTTGTAATGCAATAGGATCGCATCATGATGAAATTGAGATGAAAGTACTAATATCTCCTATTGTACAAGTTTCAGATTCCATTAGTGGAGCTCGTCCTGGAGTAAGAAGAAATTCTTTTGAATCCTATTCTAAAAGACTAAAAAATTTAGAAGATATAGCTTTTAGTTTTTATGGAGTTAATAAAGCTTTTGCTATACAAGCAGGAAGGGAATTACGTGTTTTAGTGGAAAGCAATAAAATTGATGATAAAAAAGCTTTTCAGTTATCTTGTGACATAACAGAAAAAATAAAAAATGAGATGACTTACCCTGGTCAGATAAAAGTAACAGTGATTAGAGAAACCAGAGCTGTTCAAATAGCTAGATAA